DNA from Actinoplanes sp. SE50/110:
GCCCGCACCCCGACCGCGTCGGTGACGTAGTGCGTGTCGCGCAGGGCGACGATCGCGCCCAGCGTCGAGAAGCTGAGTGCCACGTAGCAACCCATGAACCGAACGACCTTGCGCATCCCGGCGCCCCCATCCCGTTGCCGCATCGACACCGGGAGCATCGCCGCCGCGCGGGTCGCCGAGCCTCGCCCGGTCTCCCGAGCGTGCGGTGGAGAGCGCGGTCAGCCGATCGGTGGAACGCATCTCCATCGGTGAATGGCTAGTCTGCGGAGATCGTCCGGGCGAACCATCGCCGGCAGGACGATTTCGACAACGGAAGGCAAGGGATGCGAAAAATCCTGGCGGCCACCGTCGCCGCCTCGGTCGGCCTGCTCGTCGGCGCCGGCACGATCCCGGTCGCCGCCGTGGCGCACAGCGGCCACGACGACGGCTACACCCCGCCGCCGATCGACTGGGGCACCTGCACCCGGGCGAGCCTCAAGGCGCGCAACGCCCAGTGCGGCTTTCTCACCGTTCCGCTGGACTACGCGAAACCGAACGGCACCAAGATCAAGATTGCGGTGTCCCGGATCAACCACAAGTCGGCCGACGCGCAGTACCAGGGCGTCATGCTGACCAACCCGGGTGGCCCCGGCGGCAGTGGTCTCGGTCTGCCGGTGATCGGCGAGTCGGTGCCGGACCACGCCGGCGACTACTACGACTGGATCGGCTTCGACCCGCGCGGCGTCGGCTCCAGCGTGCCGGCCCTGTCCTGCGACGTGAACTACGCCGGCTACAACCGGCCGTACTACGTGCCGGTCACCCGGTCGCTGGAGAAGACCTGGCTGAAGAAGGCCGCGGGCTACGCGAAGGCGTGTGACCGGGCCGGCGGCGCGCTGCTCGACCACGTCAAGACCACCGACTCGGTGGCCGACATGGAGAGCCTGCGCAAGGCGCTGGGCCAGCGCCAGATCAACTACTACGGCTTCTCGTACGGGACGTACCTGGGCCAGGTCTACGCGACCCTGCACCCGGACCGGGTGCGCCGGGCCGTCTTCGACGGTGTGGTCGACCCGCGGGGCGTCTGGTACGACGCCAACCTCGACCAGGACATCCAGTTCGACAAGAACATGGACGTCTACTTCACCTGGATCGCCAAGTACGACGCGGTCTACCACCTGGGCGTCACCGGCAAGGCGGTGAAGAAGAAGTACTACTCGGTCCTGCAACAGCTCCGCAAGGCGCCGGCGGCCGGCAAGATCGGCCCGGACGAGTGGAACGACATCTTCGTCTCGGCCGGCTACTACGTCTACGGCTGGCGGGACGTCGCCGACGCGTTCGCGGCCTGGGTCAACGACAAGGACCCGAGCCTGCTGCTGGCCAGCTACAGCGAGCCGGGCGCGCCGGGCGCCGACAACAACTACGCGATGTAC
Protein-coding regions in this window:
- a CDS encoding alpha/beta hydrolase translates to MRKILAATVAASVGLLVGAGTIPVAAVAHSGHDDGYTPPPIDWGTCTRASLKARNAQCGFLTVPLDYAKPNGTKIKIAVSRINHKSADAQYQGVMLTNPGGPGGSGLGLPVIGESVPDHAGDYYDWIGFDPRGVGSSVPALSCDVNYAGYNRPYYVPVTRSLEKTWLKKAAGYAKACDRAGGALLDHVKTTDSVADMESLRKALGQRQINYYGFSYGTYLGQVYATLHPDRVRRAVFDGVVDPRGVWYDANLDQDIQFDKNMDVYFTWIAKYDAVYHLGVTGKAVKKKYYSVLQQLRKAPAAGKIGPDEWNDIFVSAGYYVYGWRDVADAFAAWVNDKDPSLLLASYSEPGAPGADNNYAMYLATQCSDVKWPTNWSKWQKDNWTIYSRYPFITWNNAWYNAPCTTWGAKPGTPVRINGAKAPSVLLISETDDAATPYSGALQVRKLFPRSVLIEGVGGTTHAGSLSGVACTDDTVAAYLATGALPSRVHGNRSDKQCQPVPQPDPTAVSALSKKSAATADTARDVIRAAVGR